The Sporosarcina sp. 6E9 genome segment CGAAAAGCTCTTTTTGAATTATCAAATGAGGGATTTTTAAGGAGCGAGAAAGGATCTGGCACTTACGTTAGTAACCAATACCAATCCATAAATGTTAGAAATTCTAACAACAAGACAATTGGTGTAATCACAACATATATTTCTGATTATATTTTTCCATCCATTATTCGTGGAATAGAGAGTAGATTGAAGGAAGATAATTATTCCTTACTATTGGCTAGTACGAATAATGATGTTGAACAGGAGAAAAAAGCCTTGGAAATGATGTTGTCATATGGTGTGGATGGTTTGATTGTCGAACCTACAAAAAGCAACTTATACAATCCAAACATTGCCTATTATCTATCATTCAAGGAGCATGATATTCCGTTCATCATGATCAATGCTTATTACGAAGAACTAGACGTGCCTTATCTTTCTCTCGATGATGTGCAGTCAAGCTATCTGGCAACCAAAGAATTGATATCAAATGGGCACACAGAAATTGGGCTTATCTCAAAAATGGATGATTTACAAGGAAAGTTCCGAATGAAAGGATATATAAAAGCGCTCGGTGAGGCTAAATTACCCTTTCATCCAGATCTCGTTTTTTCATACGACACAGAGTCGAAGCCAGATTTGTCTACTAACTTGAGATCGTTTCTAAATGAAAATAGAGAAGTGTTAACTGCCATTGCCTGCTATAACGATGAGGTCGGCCTTGTCGTTGCAAATCAGTGCAAACAACTAGGTATTTCTATTCCAGAAGATCTATCAATTATTGGTCAAGACAATTCTTATATTGCCCAAAACGCTGATATCAAATTAACCACTTTAACTCACCCACAAGAACAAATGGGGCGCGATGCAGCGGATTGGATTATTAAAAAATTACAAGGAAGGCACGACCTGCTGAACGAATACTATTATCAACCAGATCTAATTAAAGGCGAAACCGTAAAAGATTTGACAAAAAAACAATCCAATTGAAGGTACCTGTGCAAGACACAATAATGACTATTCAAAACCCCGAATAAAAACCCAAAAGGAATTCAACAAGTCTTTATACAGCAGGTACCCTCTTTCCACTTCATGCAATTGTAGTGTATTTTCTGAATAGTGCCTTGCACAGGTACCTAATTTTCAAATCTTTTTTTGCACTGTCACCAAATCTTTGCTATGCTATTTAGGAACAGAGATGTTGAAAACTTCATACTAATTTGACCATTAGGGGAATCCTTTTAAAGGACTGAGAGACGAGTGTTTACTCCGATACCCTTATTACCTGATCGGGTTTGTACCTGCGTAGGGATGTGGCGTGTCTTCTTGTGTGTGCATAAATTTGCTTACATCCGACCACTTTCCTACCGGGAGAGTGGTCTTTTTGTGTTTAAAGGAGGAACGATGTGAAACTGATTGCCGTAACAGATGATCGACTGGCCATTCACAAATTAGCGGGGATGCTTCTTGCGATTGAACCGTATATTGACGCGGTTATTTTACGTGAGAAGTCCAAAACTGATGCCGAAGTTTTTGAATTAATCCGTAAGCTAAAGCTAGCCGGGTTTGATCAAATGAAAATAATCGTGCACGGGCGTGCGGACCTGGCAACGATGGCAAACATTCATAAAGTGCAGCTGCCTGGACATGGTTTGCCGTTGTCACTTTTAAAGGACCACTTCCCTGCGCTCTCATTTGGAAGATCGGTTCATTCATACGAAGAAGCGAAAACGGCTATGCGTGAAGGTGCGGACTGGGTTTTGTATGGTCATGTATATGAAACAAATTCGAAAGCACAATTGCCACCACGCGGAACAGATGAACTTAACAAAATCATTTCCGCACTCTCAATTCCTGTGTATGCAATTGGGGGAATTAAACCGAGCCATATTAATGATTTGGATGTAGCTGGCGTGGCTGTCATGTCGTCGATTTTCGGCAGCGACAACGCAATCACAGCTGCAAAAACCTACTATGATGCAATAAAAGGGGGAGTTTATTATGACGAAAACAATTGAGTTAAATGGCAATTCGCATGAAATACCGTCGGAGGTTGGGAACGTTCAACAGTTACTTGAAAACCTGGATCTTGCAGACCGGATTCTCATCGTTGAATTAAATAAAGAAATTGTCGCTAAAGAAGCTTATGACAAGCCAATTAAAGACCGGGATCAAATCGAAATTATTCACTTTGTGGGAGGCGGATGAGCATGCTAAAAATTGCAGATAAAACATTTTCATCACGATTATTATTGGGAACTGGTAAATACCCATCATTTGAAACGCAGAAAGAAGCGGTTCGGGTTTCAGAGGCAGAAATCTTAACGTTTGCGGTGAGAAGGATGAATATTTTTGAACCGTCGCAACCAAATTTCCTCGAACAACTTGACTTGTCGAAAT includes the following:
- a CDS encoding GntR family transcriptional regulator; translation: MRPKYQYQIIIDAIKSKILSGEYNVSDKIPTESVLQEKYNVSRHTVRKALFELSNEGFLRSEKGSGTYVSNQYQSINVRNSNNKTIGVITTYISDYIFPSIIRGIESRLKEDNYSLLLASTNNDVEQEKKALEMMLSYGVDGLIVEPTKSNLYNPNIAYYLSFKEHDIPFIMINAYYEELDVPYLSLDDVQSSYLATKELISNGHTEIGLISKMDDLQGKFRMKGYIKALGEAKLPFHPDLVFSYDTESKPDLSTNLRSFLNENREVLTAIACYNDEVGLVVANQCKQLGISIPEDLSIIGQDNSYIAQNADIKLTTLTHPQEQMGRDAADWIIKKLQGRHDLLNEYYYQPDLIKGETVKDLTKKQSN
- a CDS encoding thiamine phosphate synthase, with amino-acid sequence MKLIAVTDDRLAIHKLAGMLLAIEPYIDAVILREKSKTDAEVFELIRKLKLAGFDQMKIIVHGRADLATMANIHKVQLPGHGLPLSLLKDHFPALSFGRSVHSYEEAKTAMREGADWVLYGHVYETNSKAQLPPRGTDELNKIISALSIPVYAIGGIKPSHINDLDVAGVAVMSSIFGSDNAITAAKTYYDAIKGGVYYDENN
- the thiS gene encoding sulfur carrier protein ThiS is translated as MTKTIELNGNSHEIPSEVGNVQQLLENLDLADRILIVELNKEIVAKEAYDKPIKDRDQIEIIHFVGGG